In Kutzneria kofuensis, the DNA window GAAGACTCGCTACGTCACAAGAACGCTCGCCGTCGCGGCGGCGACCCTCGCGGTCGCCGCGCTCGGCGTCCCGGCCGCGGAGGCGGCGACGGGGACGATCACGGGCATCGGCGGCAAGTGCGTCGATGTCACGGACGGCAACAGCGCCAACGGCACCCGCGTGCAGCTGTGGTCGTGCAACGGCGGCGCGGCCCAGCAGTGGACGGTCGCCGACGACGGCTCGATCCGCGCGCTGGGCAAATGCCTGGACGTGGCCGGCGCATCCACCCTGAACGGCGCCAAGGTCCAGGTCTACGACTGCAACGGCTCGGGCGCGCAGCGCTGGACGGCGTCGGCCGGGCGGCTGGTCAACGCCGGCTCCGGCAAGTGCCTCGACGCCACCGGCGTGAGCAGCGCCGACGGCACGCCGCTGCAGATCTGGTCCTGCTCGACCGGCGCCAACCAGCAGTGGACGCTGCCGTCGACCGGCACGACCCCGCCGGGCGGCCCCTGCCCCACCGGCCCGTTCGGCAACCCGCTGCCGTCGTCGAACCCGACCGCCACGAAGATCAAGGACGGCTACAACTTCCTCGAGGGCCCGGTCTGGGACGCCGCCAGCCAGACGCTGCTGCTGACCGACATGCACGACGGCTCCGGCCCGCAGAACGTGCAGTCCTCGGACATCCTCCGCTTCACGCCGTCCACCAACACCTTCGCGACGTTCATCGCCAACGCCGGCAGCAACGGCCTGGCCCTCAGCCGTGACGGCAAGTCCGTCATCGCCGCCACCCACGACCAGCGCAGCGTGTCCGCCTACGACCTGGTCACCCGGCAACGCACCACGCTCGCCGCCGACTACCAGGGGCATCTGTTCAACTCGCCCAACGACGTCACGGTCGGCGCCGACGGCACCGTCTACTTCACCGACCCCGACTTCCAACGCGCCGACCGCCCGGACCAGATGTCCGGCCACACGGATGTCTTCCGGGTCAAGGACGGCGTGGTCTCGCTGATCGACGACTCCATCCGCGAACCCAACGGCATCGAGCTCTCGCCGGACGGCCGGACCCTGTACGTCGGCGGCAACGCCACCGGCAAGATCTACCGGTACCCCGTCGACGCCGACGGCAGCACGGGTCCGCGCAGCGACTTCGCCTCGCTGGGCGGCACCGACGGCGGCACCGTCGACTGCGCCGGCAACGTCTACCAGATCACCTTCAGCGACGGGAAGATCCACGTGTTCTCCCCGTCCGGCCAGGCCCTCGGCACGATCAGCGCGGGGCGCAACGCCACCAACGCGGCCTTCGGCGGCCCGGACGGACGCACCCTCTACATCACCTCCGGCAACCCGTCCGCGGGTGGCGACACCGGCAACTACGGCCTCTACAGCATCCGGCTGAACGTCCCTGGTTGGCCGTACTGACCCATCCGCCTCCCACGCACGCCCCGGGCAGTGCTGAGACCCGGTCAGCGAAACCCGTCCTGCCCCGGCGGCCGGAGCCGCCGGGGCAGGACGGGTGCGGGGTCAGAAGTAGCCCATTCCAGTCATGGTGTTCGAGGCTGCGCCGACACCTTCCGCGTCGGCGTGAACATCGACGTCACCGCGATCGGCTGGTTCTGCCGCTTCGCCGCGGCGAACGCCACACCCGGGTCCGCGGCCTCGGTGATCGGCCGATACGGATCCACACCGACCTGTGTCGCCATGTCGGCGCCGCGGACGGCGACAACGACCGTCGCCACCACCAACAGCACGATCGCCGCGATCGCCCATCTCAGACCGCGTACGGAATTCCCCAGCATCGGGCCCCTCCCCGTCGCCCTGGACCATGCCTCCACGACGGTAGCGACCGGTGAGGACGCCGAGCGGCCGTCCGGCGACCACGGCACCAATGGTGTTGACCAGCGAAAACGCGTGAGGTGACCGGATTTCAGCGGTAACCGGAGCGGCGGTTCTGCCGCTGTCGACCCGTATCGGACGGTGCTGGGTCAGCCCGCAGGCGGCGAACAGGGCGACGGGGGCCGCAGTCGTGTCCGCCCGGTCAGCGCAGTTGCACGCCGACGATGCAGGTGTCGTCGTCGGTGTCGGCGTTGCTGTGGGTCAGCATGTGGTCGAGCCGCTGCTCCAGCGCCTGATGCGACCGTTGCGCGGTTTCCAGCAGCTGCTGCAGCGAATCGTCGAGCTCGTGGCCTTTGCGCTCGACGAGGCCGTCGGTGTAGAGCACGAGAACGTCGTCGAGCTCCAACTGCACCTCCGCCTCCTCGTAGTCGGCTTCCGCGCGGGCGCCCAGCATCAGGCCGCGGATCATCGGCAGGGTGGTCGCCTCCTGGCGGCGCACCAGCAGCGGCGGCAGATGCCCGGCCCGCGCCCACCGCAACACCCGCGTCCGCGGGTCGTACAGGGCACACACCGCCGTGGCGAGGACGTGGTCGGTCAGGTGGTGCGCGACCTGGTTCAACCAGGACAACAGCTGCGCCGGTCCGGCACCGGTCGTGGCCAGTCCGCGCAAAGCGTTGCGCAGCATCACCATTCCGGTGGCCGCGGTGATGCCGTGCCCGGCGATGTCACCGACGGACAGCAGAACCTGCTTGCTGGGCAGCACAACGGCGTCGTACCAGTCGCCGCCGACGAGGTTCTCGGATTCGGCCGGACGGTACCGCACCGCGATGTGCAGGCCGAACGCGTCGATCGGTCCCTGGGCGGCGGGCATGATCGCGCGCTGGAGCTGCAGCGCGAGCCGGTTGCGCTCGGCGGCCTGCTGTTCGGCGTGGGCGAGCTGGTCCTGGGTCGCCGCCAGCGCCACCTCCGTCCAGTGCTGGGCCGAGATGTCCTGGTACGCCCCGCGCACGCCGATCGGGCGGTTGTCCTGGCCGAGCACCGGTTCGACGATCACCCTGATGTGCCGGGCCACCCCGTCGCGGCGGTGCAGCCGGAACGCGGCCGAGCCGGAGCGGCGGTGGTGGAGCACGGTGCGCAGCAGGCGGCCGATGCCGTCGGTGTCGTCCGGGTGCACGTGGTGGCCGAGTTCGCCCAGCGGCACGGGACGCGCGCTCGGCGGGAGGCCGTGCAACGCGAAAACCTCGCTGTGCCAGGTGACTTCGCCGGTCAGCAGGTTCTCCTCGAAGCCGCCGACCCGGCCGAGGCGCTGGGCGTGGTGGAGCAGGCTGGCCAGCCGGGCGCTCTCGTCCTGGATCCGCCAGATCAGCAGCACGTGGTGGCCTTGCCGGGTGATGCTGACCGCGGCGGTTGAGGTCAGCCGGATCTGGTCCACCAGCGTCGTCAGCACCATCTTGTCGGCGCGGAACGGCTCCCCGGTGGCGTAGACGTGTTCGACCTTGTCGAACAACCCGCCCTCGCCCGCGGCGACCGGGTAGGCCTCCACCAGCAGCGAGCCGACCACGGCCCCTCGGGGACGCCCGGCCGGATCCTGGAACGGCCGGTTGGCGTGGAGGATGCGGAAGTCGGCCAGCGCGCCGGCGCTGTCGAGGTGAGCGCCGAGGACGAGCGCGGGATCCATGATGCCGTCGGCAAGATCGATCAGCTCGGTGGCGTCGTGTGCGGGCAGGACCACCGCATCGGAGCGCGTGCCGGCGTCCAATGTGGACGCGCAGAGCTGGGCCAGCGCCTCGATCTGCCGCTCGATCCGCGGCGGCTGCGGCGGAACCGGTTGGGGCCAGCCGACTTCGAGCACGCCGATGATGCGCCCGCCGCTGCCGACCGGGCACACCACGCGGCCGCCCGCGGGGCTGTCCTGGGTCGCCACCGAGGGCAGCCCCGACTCGCCGAGATCGCCGAACCACACGATGTCCCGGTGGAGCAGGGCCCGCCGGGCCGGCGTCGCGACACCGGGCGGCACGTGCCGCCACCGGTGCGCCTCCGTCGGCGCGATGCCGGCGTACGCGGACAACGCCAGCGAGCCGTCGGGGGCGGCGGCCCAGATCGCCACAGTGGTGGCGCCGAGCGGACGGAGCGCGTGCGCGAGCAGGGCTTCCGCGACCTGTTGGGCATCCGCGGCGGCCGCCGCGCCGCTCTCCGCCGTGCGCAGCCGCACCGGCGCCTGGCGGTCGTCGTCCTCGGGTTGCACCAGCTGCTGGGCGGCCGCGCTGAGCCGGTCGTCGGCCGCCTTGTTGATCACCTGCACGGCCAGTTCGAGCAGCGACTGGCCGGACTCCTCGGCCAGGGCGGCCAGCTGCTCGGCCGCCTGCTGGGGACCGCAGCGCAGCCGTTCCACCAGCACGCCCTTGGCCAGCTCGATCAGTGCCCGCCCGTCCGCGGCGGCCTCGGCCCGCCGGATCTCCTGGCGGAGCCGGTCGACGGTGCGGGCGAGCCGCCCGGCGTCGGCTCCCGCCCGGACCGGTGTCGTGTCCTCCACCCGGATCAGTCCTGCAGCCAGCGGTGAATGCGCGCGATCACGTCACTGGTGTCCACCGGCTTGGTGACGTAGTCGTTGGCGCCGGAGGCGAGGCTCTTCTCCCCGTCGCCGGGCATCGCCTTGGCGGTGACCGTGATGATGGGCAGGTCGGCGTGCTCGGGCATGGCGCGGATCGCCGCCGTGGCCGTGTAGCCGTCCATCTCCGGCATCATCACGTCCATCAACACCAGCTCCACCTCGGGGTGGGCGGCGAGGGTCTCGATGCCCGACCGGCCGTTGTCCGCGTGCAGCACCCGCAGGCCGTGCAGTTCCAGGATGCTGGTCAGCGCGAACACGTTGCGGGCGTCGTCGTCGACCACCAGCACCGTCCGGCCGGCCAGCCGCTCGTCGAGACCCTCGTCCGGCACCGCGGCCGGCGCGGGGTCGTCGCCGCGGACCAGCGGCAGCACGTCCCCGGGCTGGTCGGCGCTGAGGTGCAGGGCGATCCGCTCGCGCAGCTCGTCCAGGCTGGCGATCAGCTCCAGCGGCTGCGCCGCGGCCTGCGCGGCGACGGTGTGCTCCTGTTCCGGGGACACCAGCCGGGTGCTGTGCGCCAGCACCGGAACGCCGCGGAGCCCGGGGTCCCCGTCGAGGGCCTGCAGGAAGCGGACGCCGCCGTTGTCGGGCATGTCCAGCTGCAGCACGACGCAGTGGTACGGCTGCGCGGCCAGTTGCGCCGCCGCTTCCTCCGGGCCGACGGCGGTCGTGACCTCGACCGGGGCCTCCTGGGTCAGCACCTGCCCCTGTCCGAGGTCGGCCAGCGCGCTCTGCGCCACCAGCGACAGCAGGCCCTGCGGGCGTTCCTCGATCACCAGCAGCCGCTTCTGCGGGCGGGCGGAGCTGGCCGGGGTCGACGCCACCAGCTCCGGCACGGCCACGGCGCGGTCCGGCGCCGGTCGCGCGGCGGTCTCGGCCGGCGCGGCCTGGAAGTCGGGCCGCGCCACCGGCAGGTACAGGGTGAACGTGCTGCCCCGGCCGAACCGGCTGTCCGCGGTGATCGCCCCGCCCAGCAGCTGCGCGATCTCACGGCTGATCGACAGCCCCAGGCCGGTGCCGCCGTACTTGCGGCTGGTGGTGCCGTCGGCCTGCTGGAAGGCGCCGAAGATGGTCTCCAGCTGCTGCTCGGCGATCCCGATGCCGGTGTCGACGACGTGGAACGCCAGCGCGGAACCGTGCCGGCGGACGGCCGGCGGCAGCTGCTCCGGGTCGGCCGGTTCGATGCGCAGCTCGACGCTGCCCCTCTCGGTGAACTTGACCGCGTTGGACACCAGGTTGCGCAGGATCTGCCGCAGCCGGGAGTCGTCGGTCAGCACGTCGGCCGGCACCCCGGCGGCGGTGGTGATGTGGAAGCCGAGGCTCTTCTCGGTGGTCAACGGCCGGAACGTCGCCTCGACGTAGTCCAGCAGCTGCCGCAGCGGGACCCGTTCGGGGCTGATGTCCATCTTGCCGGCCTCGACCTTGGACAGGTCGAGGATGTCGTTGATCAGCTGGAGCAGGTCCGAGCCGGCGGAGTGGATGATGGTGGCGTACTCGACCTGCTTGGGCGTCAGGTTGCGGGACGGGTTCTGGGCCAGCAACTGGGCCAGGATGAGCAGGCTGTTCAGCGGCGTGCGCAGCTCGTGCGACATGTTGGCCAGGAACTCGGACTTGTACTTCGACGCCAGCGCCAACTGCTGGGCCCGGGTCTCGAGCTCCTGCCGGGCCTGCTCGATCTCCAGGTTCTTGGTCTCGATGTCCCGGTTCTGGCTGGCCAGCAGCGCGGCCTTCTCCTCGAGCTCGGCGTTGGAGAGCTGGAGCTCCTCCTGCCGGGCCTGCAGCTCCTCCGACCGCGTCTGCAGCTCGGCGGTCAGCCGCTGGGACTGGTCCAGCAGCTCGTCGGTGCGGGCGTTGGCCATGATCGTGTTCAGGTTGACGCCGACGGTGCCCATCAGCTGTTCGAGGAAGGCCCGCTGGATCGGGGTGAACTGGTGCGCCGAGGCCAGCTCGATCGCGCCGAGCACCTGGCCCTCGACCAGGATCGGCAGCACGATCACCGTGCGGGCGGCGGTCCGCCCCAGCCCCGAGGAGATCGTCACGTAGTCGGCGGGCGCGTCCTCCAGCGCGATCGTGCGCTTGCTGCGGGCGGCCTGCCCGACCAGCGACTGGCCCCAGCGGAACCGCGTCGGCTGGCCGCTGGTGCCGTGGTCGTCGGGGTGGCCGTAGGAGCCGATCAGCCGCAGGTACGGGACGGGGTCGCCGTCCTCGGTCAGGTAGAAGGCGCCGTACTGGCAGCCGACCAGCGGCGTCAGCTCGTCCATCACCAGGTCGGCGACGACCGCGAGGTCCCGTCGGCCCTGCATCAGCTCGGAGATGCGGGCCAGGTTGGACTTCAGCCAGTCCTGGTCCTGGTTGGCGCGGGTGGTCTCGCGCAGCGACTGCACCATCGAGTTGATGTTGTCCTTGAGCTCGGCGACCTCGCCGGACGCCTCCACCGAGATGGACCGGGTCAGGTCGCCGGTGGCCACGGCGCTGGTCACCTCGGCGATGGCCCGCACCTGGCGGGTGAGGTTCCCGGCCAGCTCGTTGACGTTCTCGGTGAGCCGCTTCCAGGTGCCGGACACGCCCTCGACCTCGGCCTGGCCGCCCAGCCGCCCCTCGGTGCCGACCTCCCGGGCGACGCGGGTCACCTCGTCGGCGAAGGCGGACAGTTGGTCGACCATCGTGTTGATGGTCGTCTTCAGCTCCAGGATCTCGCCGCGGGCGTCGACGTCGATCTTCTTGGACAGGTCGCCCTGGGCGACGGCGGTCGTCACCTGGGCGATGTTGCGGACCTGGTTGGTGAGGTTGTTCGCCATCGAGTTGACGTTGTCGGTCAGGTCCTTCCAGGTGCCCGCCACGTTGGGCACGCGGGCCTGGCCGCCGAGCATGCCCTCGGTGCCGACCTCGCGCGCCACCCGCGTCACCTCGTCGGCGAACGCCGACAGCGTGTCCACCATCGTGTTGATCACGCCCGCCAGCGCGGCGACCTCGCCCTTGGCCTCGACGGTGATCTTCTGCGACAGGTCGCCACGGGCCACCGCGGTGGCCACCTGGGCGATCGACCGCACCTGGCTGGTCAGGTTGGACGCCATCACGTTGACGTTGTCGGTCAGGTCCTTCCAGGTCCCCGACACGCCGCGGACGGTCGCCTGGCCGCCGAGGTTGCCCTCGGTGCCGACCTCGCGCGCCACCCGCGTCACCTCGTCGGCGAACGCCGACAGCTGGTCGACCATCGTGTTGATGGTCTCCTTGAGTTCGAGGATCTCGCCGCGGGCGTCGACGCGGATCTTCTGCGACAGGTCGCCGCGGGCCACCGCCGTGGTCACCTGGGCGATGGACCGCACCTGCGCGGTGAGGTTGTCGCCCATGACGTTCACCGATTCGGTGAGCGCTTTCCACGTGCCGGAGACGCCCTTCACGTCCGCCTGCCCGCCGAGCCGGCCCTCGGTGCCGACCTCCCGCGCCACCCGAGTGACCTCGTCGGCGAAGGCCGACAGCTGATCCACCATCGTGTTGATGGTGTTCTTCAACTCCAGAATCTCGCCCCGCGCCGTCACCGTGATCTTCTGCGACAGGTCACCCTTCGCCACGGCGGTCGCGACCTGGGCGATGGACCGCACCTGGTCGGTCAGGTTGCCGGCCATGAAGTTCACCGAGTCCGTCAGGTCCCGCCACGTCCCCGACACACCCTTCACGTCCGCCTGACCGCCCAGGCGGCCGTCGGTGCCGACCTCCCGCGCCACCCGAGTGACCTCGTCGGCGAAGGCCGACAGCTGATCCACCATCGTGTTGATGGTGTTCTTCAACTCCAGAATCTCGCCCCGCGCCGTCACGGTGATCTTCTGCGACAGGTCGCCCTTGGCGACGGCGGTGGTCACCTGGGCGATGTTGCGGACCTGGTCGGTGAGGTTGCCGGCCATGAAGTTCACGGAGTCGGTCAGGTCCCGCCACGTGCCGGACACGCCCTGCACGTCGGCCTGGCCGCCGAGCTGCCCCTCGCTGCCTACCTCCCGCGCCACACGGGTCACCTCGTCGGCGAAGGCGGAGAGCTGATCCACCATCGTGTTGACGGTTTCCTTCAGCTCCAGGATCTCGCCCTGGGCATCCACGTCGATCTTCTGCGACAGGTCGCCGCGGGCCACCGCCGTGGCGACCTGGGCGATGTCGCGGACCTGGCTGGTCAGGTTGCCGGCCATCGCGTTCACCGAGTCGGTCAGGTCCTTCCAGGTGCCCGACACGCCCGGCACCTTGGCCTGCCCGCCCAGCCGCCCCTCGGTGCCCACCTCGCGGGCCACCCGGGTCACCTCGGACGTGAACAGCGACAGCTGGTCGACCATGCCGTTGAAGACGCCGGCGATCTCGCCGAGCAGGCCCTCCGAGTCGTCCGGCAGGCGGGTCCCGAAGTCCCCGTCCCGCACCGCCGTCAACCCCGCCAGCAGCTGGCGCAGTTGCGGCTCGCCCACCTGCGAGACCTCGATCGTCGCCGTGTCGCTCATCGCCGACCCCGTTCCGCTCGTCCGCCGACAACGCCGGAATCCTTGCCGGAGAAGGGAAGCCCAGGTCTACCGGGCACGGGATTCCCCGTCCTCCCCAGCCGCGGCGGCCGCGCCGCCGGTGGCCATCGCGACGAATCTGCGGGCCAGGACCCGCAGCTTCACGTTGTCCCGCTGGGACTGCGACACCAACTCCTGAAACGCCTGGTCGTCGGTCAGCCCGCGGACGGCCATCAGAATCCCCTTGGCCTGCTCGATCACGGCCCGGCTGGCCATCGCCGACCGCAGCTGCTCGACCTCCTCGGCCAGCCGCGCCTTGCCGACCGAGTGCATGGCCGCCTGCGCGACCACCGTGTACAGCCGCAGGAACTGCGCGTCGAGCTCCTGGAAGCCGTGCGTGCCGAAGCTGAACAGGTTCACCGCGCCGGCCGCGTGCCGGTCCACGGTCAGCGGCGCGGCCAGGAAACTGCCGACCCCGACTTCTTCGGACACGCCGGCGAACGTCGGCCACAGCTCCGCGGCCGTCGACACCTCGATGCGCACCAGCGCCCCGGTTCGGGCGGCCCGCAGGCAGGGACCGTCGTCCTCGGCGTACTGCGCGTCGTCGATGCGCCAGGCCCGCGGGTCGGTCGAGGCGCTGGTGTACGGACCGGCCTCGCCCAGGATGGTGATCGAGGCCATGTCCGCGCCCGGCACCACGCTGACCACCTGCTCGGCCACCGCCTGGAGGATCGTCTCCTTGTTGGTGGTCCGCGCGAGCACGGAGGTGAGCTCCTCCACTGCGCCGGCGATCTCGGCGATCTGGGCGGCCGGCGGCAGCACTTCGTCCGTCAAGGCGAGGTTCTCCCTCGGTATGGCCGGCCCAGGCTCGCGCCATGACCAGCGGTGATCGTAAGGCTTCTACGACGGCCGCTGGTTGCTCAACGCACCTGAGCGGAAATAGTACCCAGCCAGTCCGACAGTCTCGCCGGACCTGGTTTCGCCAAGATCAGGACTGGTTACCCCTGCCGCCGGGGCGGTCCGGGTTTCTAGAGATCGGCCCGCTCCAGGCCCCGCCGGTTGAGATCCGCAGCCGGCGGGGCCGCCCTCGTCCCGGCGTTCACGGGACCGAACCACTGGTCTCCTCGGACACGCGCGGGATGCCCGACGCGCGGCGCGCGTGTGGTCGATGCGGGATTATTGCCCGCGCACCCGGATACCCCGATCCGTGCACAGCCCGTGACCAACAGCGGAACGCGAACAGGTGATGCGTGTGGTCGCCCCGACGTCAGGCGATGAAGCCGGCCATGCCGGTCCGGACCTGCGGCTGACCGACGTGCCGGCCGTCGCCACGGCGCTCACCCGAGCACGGGAACGGCTGACCAGCTGGGCCCGGACGGCCGGACTGGAGGAGCTGCAGATCGGGGACGTCACGCTGGCGACGTACGAGGCGATGGCCAACGTCGCCGACCACGCCTACGACCAGCCGGGCGGCGTGTTCGACCTGCACGCCTGCCGGCGGGACGGCGTCGTCACCGTCACCGTGACCGACCACGGTCGGTGGAAGTCGCCGGGGCGGCCGCCGGGCTGGCGCGGGCGCGGCCTGCTGATCATCGAGCGGGCCGCCGGGCAGTTCGAGCTGACGCCGCACGCGCGGGGCACCACCGTCTGCATGAGCTGGCCCGTCCGTGCCGACGAGCCCAGCCGCCCCTAGCTCAATCGGGCGACACGTGGGCCGGCCGGCCTGGCGTGGGATCTCGACCAGCGCTTCCGCGAGGTTGTCCCGAACGTCGAGCAGGCCGTCGAGGCCGGTGAACTGGATCGGGCGCAGCACCACGGGCTTCGCGGCCACGATGCGGAGCTCGAAGCCGGTGCGCAGGGCCCGTCCGCGGAGCTCGGCGAGGATCTTCAGCCCCTGCGACGCCAGGAAGCTCACGCCGGCCAGGTCCACCACGACGGCCGACGGCATCCGCGTGAGGACGTCGTCCAGTTCCTGCTCGACCGACGGGGCGGTGGCCATGTCCACGTCTCCGCCGAGGCGAACCACGGCGACGCCGTCGATCCACTCCGTGGCCGCGGACGACGCCGGCGGGCTCACGGCGCCCCGGGTGCGGTGTCCCGACACGCGGCTTCTCCCTCGAACCGGTCGCACCCGGGTCCCGGCCGAACCCGCACCCGAGCCGATCATGACCTCGCTGACTTGATCCCAGCGTAGGCACGTCGCGAAGCACCGTGCAACCGCACGCCGGCCTCGACGCATGGGGAGCAACCGAGCATCACTCGGTTGTGACTCGGGATCAGCTGCGCGCCGCCGTGTCGTCCACTCGCGGTTCCGCCAACGTCAGCTCGACACCGCCGGCAAGCTCGGAGCAGTAGTTGTAGGCGAGCACGCAGGCGCCGACGAAGCCGGCGAACAGCACGATGGTCAGCAGGCCGACCGCGGCGCCGGCCAGCAGCACGCTACCAAAGTTGATCACATTGCCCACGTCGTGGCCGCCACCCCGGACCAGGTCGTTCAGCGTGCCGTTCAGCCGGTCCCAGACGCCCGCCCGCTGCAGGACGGCGTAGAGGGTGACGAGGCCGATCATCCAGGGCACGAACAACGCCGCCCCGATCGCGATCGCCAACCGGAACATGGACCACGAACTGATCCGGT includes these proteins:
- a CDS encoding SMP-30/gluconolactonase/LRE family protein is translated as MKTRYVTRTLAVAAATLAVAALGVPAAEAATGTITGIGGKCVDVTDGNSANGTRVQLWSCNGGAAQQWTVADDGSIRALGKCLDVAGASTLNGAKVQVYDCNGSGAQRWTASAGRLVNAGSGKCLDATGVSSADGTPLQIWSCSTGANQQWTLPSTGTTPPGGPCPTGPFGNPLPSSNPTATKIKDGYNFLEGPVWDAASQTLLLTDMHDGSGPQNVQSSDILRFTPSTNTFATFIANAGSNGLALSRDGKSVIAATHDQRSVSAYDLVTRQRTTLAADYQGHLFNSPNDVTVGADGTVYFTDPDFQRADRPDQMSGHTDVFRVKDGVVSLIDDSIREPNGIELSPDGRTLYVGGNATGKIYRYPVDADGSTGPRSDFASLGGTDGGTVDCAGNVYQITFSDGKIHVFSPSGQALGTISAGRNATNAAFGGPDGRTLYITSGNPSAGGDTGNYGLYSIRLNVPGWPY
- a CDS encoding GAF domain-containing SpoIIE family protein phosphatase codes for the protein MEDTTPVRAGADAGRLARTVDRLRQEIRRAEAAADGRALIELAKGVLVERLRCGPQQAAEQLAALAEESGQSLLELAVQVINKAADDRLSAAAQQLVQPEDDDRQAPVRLRTAESGAAAAADAQQVAEALLAHALRPLGATTVAIWAAAPDGSLALSAYAGIAPTEAHRWRHVPPGVATPARRALLHRDIVWFGDLGESGLPSVATQDSPAGGRVVCPVGSGGRIIGVLEVGWPQPVPPQPPRIERQIEALAQLCASTLDAGTRSDAVVLPAHDATELIDLADGIMDPALVLGAHLDSAGALADFRILHANRPFQDPAGRPRGAVVGSLLVEAYPVAAGEGGLFDKVEHVYATGEPFRADKMVLTTLVDQIRLTSTAAVSITRQGHHVLLIWRIQDESARLASLLHHAQRLGRVGGFEENLLTGEVTWHSEVFALHGLPPSARPVPLGELGHHVHPDDTDGIGRLLRTVLHHRRSGSAAFRLHRRDGVARHIRVIVEPVLGQDNRPIGVRGAYQDISAQHWTEVALAATQDQLAHAEQQAAERNRLALQLQRAIMPAAQGPIDAFGLHIAVRYRPAESENLVGGDWYDAVVLPSKQVLLSVGDIAGHGITAATGMVMLRNALRGLATTGAGPAQLLSWLNQVAHHLTDHVLATAVCALYDPRTRVLRWARAGHLPPLLVRRQEATTLPMIRGLMLGARAEADYEEAEVQLELDDVLVLYTDGLVERKGHELDDSLQQLLETAQRSHQALEQRLDHMLTHSNADTDDDTCIVGVQLR
- a CDS encoding HAMP domain-containing protein; amino-acid sequence: MSDTATIEVSQVGEPQLRQLLAGLTAVRDGDFGTRLPDDSEGLLGEIAGVFNGMVDQLSLFTSEVTRVAREVGTEGRLGGQAKVPGVSGTWKDLTDSVNAMAGNLTSQVRDIAQVATAVARGDLSQKIDVDAQGEILELKETVNTMVDQLSAFADEVTRVAREVGSEGQLGGQADVQGVSGTWRDLTDSVNFMAGNLTDQVRNIAQVTTAVAKGDLSQKITVTARGEILELKNTINTMVDQLSAFADEVTRVAREVGTDGRLGGQADVKGVSGTWRDLTDSVNFMAGNLTDQVRSIAQVATAVAKGDLSQKITVTARGEILELKNTINTMVDQLSAFADEVTRVAREVGTEGRLGGQADVKGVSGTWKALTESVNVMGDNLTAQVRSIAQVTTAVARGDLSQKIRVDARGEILELKETINTMVDQLSAFADEVTRVAREVGTEGNLGGQATVRGVSGTWKDLTDNVNVMASNLTSQVRSIAQVATAVARGDLSQKITVEAKGEVAALAGVINTMVDTLSAFADEVTRVAREVGTEGMLGGQARVPNVAGTWKDLTDNVNSMANNLTNQVRNIAQVTTAVAQGDLSKKIDVDARGEILELKTTINTMVDQLSAFADEVTRVAREVGTEGRLGGQAEVEGVSGTWKRLTENVNELAGNLTRQVRAIAEVTSAVATGDLTRSISVEASGEVAELKDNINSMVQSLRETTRANQDQDWLKSNLARISELMQGRRDLAVVADLVMDELTPLVGCQYGAFYLTEDGDPVPYLRLIGSYGHPDDHGTSGQPTRFRWGQSLVGQAARSKRTIALEDAPADYVTISSGLGRTAARTVIVLPILVEGQVLGAIELASAHQFTPIQRAFLEQLMGTVGVNLNTIMANARTDELLDQSQRLTAELQTRSEELQARQEELQLSNAELEEKAALLASQNRDIETKNLEIEQARQELETRAQQLALASKYKSEFLANMSHELRTPLNSLLILAQLLAQNPSRNLTPKQVEYATIIHSAGSDLLQLINDILDLSKVEAGKMDISPERVPLRQLLDYVEATFRPLTTEKSLGFHITTAAGVPADVLTDDSRLRQILRNLVSNAVKFTERGSVELRIEPADPEQLPPAVRRHGSALAFHVVDTGIGIAEQQLETIFGAFQQADGTTSRKYGGTGLGLSISREIAQLLGGAITADSRFGRGSTFTLYLPVARPDFQAAPAETAARPAPDRAVAVPELVASTPASSARPQKRLLVIEERPQGLLSLVAQSALADLGQGQVLTQEAPVEVTTAVGPEEAAAQLAAQPYHCVVLQLDMPDNGGVRFLQALDGDPGLRGVPVLAHSTRLVSPEQEHTVAAQAAAQPLELIASLDELRERIALHLSADQPGDVLPLVRGDDPAPAAVPDEGLDERLAGRTVLVVDDDARNVFALTSILELHGLRVLHADNGRSGIETLAAHPEVELVLMDVMMPEMDGYTATAAIRAMPEHADLPIITVTAKAMPGDGEKSLASGANDYVTKPVDTSDVIARIHRWLQD
- a CDS encoding GAF and ANTAR domain-containing protein, translating into MTDEVLPPAAQIAEIAGAVEELTSVLARTTNKETILQAVAEQVVSVVPGADMASITILGEAGPYTSASTDPRAWRIDDAQYAEDDGPCLRAARTGALVRIEVSTAAELWPTFAGVSEEVGVGSFLAAPLTVDRHAAGAVNLFSFGTHGFQELDAQFLRLYTVVAQAAMHSVGKARLAEEVEQLRSAMASRAVIEQAKGILMAVRGLTDDQAFQELVSQSQRDNVKLRVLARRFVAMATGGAAAAAGEDGESRAR
- a CDS encoding ATP-binding protein, with protein sequence MVAPTSGDEAGHAGPDLRLTDVPAVATALTRARERLTSWARTAGLEELQIGDVTLATYEAMANVADHAYDQPGGVFDLHACRRDGVVTVTVTDHGRWKSPGRPPGWRGRGLLIIERAAGQFELTPHARGTTVCMSWPVRADEPSRP
- a CDS encoding DUF3566 domain-containing protein, with product MRKAQPERVGATRPRPIVDGVPEQRRPEERAGKRRDDVAETTALPAVSAPVVPDNIPDEPRRRRSRGQRRATFNVDRISSWSMFRLAIAIGAALFVPWMIGLVTLYAVLQRAGVWDRLNGTLNDLVRGGGHDVGNVINFGSVLLAGAAVGLLTIVLFAGFVGACVLAYNYCSELAGGVELTLAEPRVDDTAARS